The sequence below is a genomic window from Lolium perenne isolate Kyuss_39 chromosome 7, Kyuss_2.0, whole genome shotgun sequence.
ttcaaatctcaaattGGGCTAAgtatttaaaaggtagcacaatgctagatttagaagagttctaaatattgtgacggattctacaaacgaaggtataatatgtcattattttgacaatgactgaggatgtttaaatcaaaaagttctttgagaacttggtgtagttccgatagtgtcagaattttgaagctatattgtgtgtgacaatattagtgacatatttcagaccgcggaattaaggttccaccagaagaccaaaacatattttatgccaactcatttggaaatgagtgatgcgttgagacgcaaatgaactacaaaatacatacgtttctgagcatgtcagatccgttgactaaaacttctcccgtgagcaaaacatgataaaacaccggaaggccaaggtgttatatctttacatatgtaaactagattattgactctagtgcaagtggaagactgttcgagatatgcccaagaggcaataataaaatggttattataatatatctttgagtttatgataatgtttacataccatgctataactgtattaaccgaaacattgatacatgtgtgttatgtgaacaacaaggagtccctagtaagactcttgtataactagcttgttgattaatagatgatcatcgtttcatgatcatgaacattggatgttattaataacaaggttatgtcattatgtgaatgatataatggacacacccaattaagcgtagcataagatcacatcattaagttatttgctataagctttcgatacatagttacctagtcctttcgaccatgagatcatgtaaatcacttataccggaaaggtactttgattacatcaaacgccactacgtaagtgggaggttataaaggtgggattaagtatccggaaagtatgagttgaggcatatggatcaacagtgggatttgtccatcccgatgacggatagatatactctgggccctctcgatggaatgtcgtctaattagcttgcaagcatatgaatagttcataagagaccgcataccacggtacgagtaaagagtacttgtcaggaaatgaggttgaacaaggaatagagataccgatgatcaaatctcggacaagtaaaatatcgcgtgacaaagggaatcggtatcgtatgtgaatggttcaatcgatcactaagttatcattgaatatgtgggagccattatggatctctagatcccgctattggttattgattggagagaagtctcaaccatgtccgcatagttcgcgaaccgtagggtgacacacttaaagtttgatgtcgtttaagtagatatggaatatggaatggagttcgaagttttattcggagtctcggatgggatccaggacatcacgaggaggtccggaatggtccggagaataagattcatatataggaagtcatattccaagtttggaaatgatctggtgcatttatggcaggttctagaaggttctagaaaagtccggaagaaatcaccatggaaagtggagtcccggagggactccaccttgcatggccagccaaaccctaaggggtggagtcccaggtggactccaccataggtggccgaccaccccaccttgggtaggactcccccttgagtaggtttcccacctatgggaggttttgttgttggggtcttattcgaagacttggactacaactcttggagatttccacctatataatgaggaggagagggagggggcagccactcttggccgcaccacctagggctgcccatggccggcgccctagccaccccctctccccaaaccctagcctctcctcctccacataatactcccgcggcgcataggcgaagccctgccggatttctccaccaccaccgccaccacgccgtcgtgctgccgggattccgaggaggatctactacttccgctgcccgctggaacggggagaaggacatcgtcatcaacaccaaacgtgtgaccgagtacggaggtgctgcccgattgtggcaccgtcaagatcttctacgcgcttttgaaagcggcaagtgatcatcttctacaacaacgagatctaatctcgtaggctttggaaatcttcaagggttagtctcgttcatcctctcgttgctaccatcttctagattgcatcttggcttggattgcgttctcgcggtaggaaattttttgttttctatgcttaaAATCCCTACAGTAAGGAAGTGTTGATCTTCTTCTTTGATGATAGGGAGCCAGGTAATAATGTCTGAAGACTAGAATGAGTATTTTGTTGTCTATTTTTGTATGACAGTTGTGGTATAAGTGTATTTTTTCTGTCCGCTTTTTCTACACactgttatatatatatatgttttcTTGTATTTTTCTGAAACAATTTTTGATTTTGCATGTGTTTTTATACATCCTGAAGGTGCTTATAAAGTGCATTTGCTATTTTTTATAGAGTGCCCTTTTttactcttttttgtttctttttcgaGTGAAAATCATAGATGCATGTGCTGTCTGGTTAATTTCATAAAAGATTCATCTAACAGTAAGCACATGGACAACAGTTCAACACTTTGCATTTCATGAAGCACATACTACCACAGTAAGAATACAACAAGTTTGACGTCAATACAAAGCTAAGTTTATTACAACTTAAATCATAAACGAAATAactttgcatttttcaataagctAGACCATGTCACGGAAGAAATCGATTTCTTTTGTGACAGGTCCTAGCGTTATCCTATCTTTGCATGTAGCCGCAGTGTGTTGGTTTGACCTACATACACTGCATTTCACAACCTTTGTAGCCTTCAAGTGCAGTCCAGATTTCTTCCTCTTTTCAGCTGGACGACCATGTTTCGCAGTATAAACCGGATCTTCAACATGGTCAAACTTTGAAGAATTCCCTTGCCCATCATCACCTACATTTTCAACATCTGGTGCCTCATCACAAGATGGAGCAGCCTGttttttcttcttcctttttGCAGATTCAGTAGCTTTCATTTCCAATAACTCTTTCTCGAGAGCTAGAATGTATTTATCTGCAATGGCTTTCCCTTTCTCTGATGTTGATGCCATTCTTGCTACTCTGGTGTAATCATTGCATAGAGTGCCGTAGCGCAACTGCTGCCTTTCTTTGTTATTCATCTTCCTGCCCACTGGCTCCTTAGGCAAGTCCATTTTTTCCTCCATAATGGTTTCCTCCTATACTCTCCACCTGTCTAGTATGTATTTCTCTGAAATTTTGTTAATACAACCCAATTGCACCATTACTCTGAATATATGGCAGCAAAGCAACCCATCCCTACTGAACTTGCAGCACTCGCAGCTGTAAGTTTCAGTTTCGACATTAGCCTCAACTTGGTAGCTCCTACTACCATAGCCATAGACGTAGGTTTTAATTGGGAGAACATCATAACTTTGGCCACCAATAAGTTGTACATTGTAGGATGTCACTTTACGAAGCTCAGCCCTGAGACGCAAGTAAATGGGTCGCGTGTAAACCTTCAAAGCTTGCTCTTCAAGAGGGTAGTCACCCCACACCCTGAAAGTCTTATCTTCATCCAAAAACTCTATTGAATCCTCTGCTACATTAATTTTCTCTTgcaacttcaagtattgttcaaAGAAGTGATGCAGGCTCTGGTGAGGGTTACTGTATGTTTTTAGAACAGCGTTAAACCCCTCACTCCGGGCGGTAGTTTGTAGGAACGGGAAGAATCGATCCTTGAAGTAAGCTGGGACAAAAGTTGCTCTTAAGTGATACAAATCAGCAAGATGTGTGTTGTCCGCTACACTGTGTTTGCGAACCATATCTGCCCACCTTGTTTCGAATTCATCAACTGACATGATGTAGTCAATAATTGCATTCAACTCTTGCCTTAGCTCCTCATGTTTTGACAAGAAATTTCCC
It includes:
- the LOC127315027 gene encoding protein FAR1-RELATED SEQUENCE 5-like, which translates into the protein MRIMGDVYGGLANVPYDTKPVSNFMATIDEYQTHKDMSKLLSHFARIKKEDPDFYFNLHTDHVDKVDRIFWIDGPAIAAYKNYSDCLSFDTTYMTNMYNMPFAPFIGINRYCQSIQLGCAFLKNENVESFVWLFQEFLEAMGGLQPQNFITDQDAAMRSAILAVFPNCCHRNTYFKDRFFPFLQTTARSEGFNAVLKTYSNPHQSLHHFFEQYLKLQEKINVAEDSIEFLDEDKTFRVWGDYPLEEQALKVYTRPIYLRLRAELRKVTSYNVQLIGGQSYDVLPIKTYVYGYGSRSYQVEANVETETYSCECCKFSRDGLLCCHIFRVMVQLGCINKISEKYILDRWRV